The Mobula birostris isolate sMobBir1 chromosome 6, sMobBir1.hap1, whole genome shotgun sequence genome has a window encoding:
- the en1a gene encoding homeobox protein engrailed-1a has protein sequence MEEQKDQNIHVESRESSEADRVSLSPPFQSPQIQPHPAAQQPHRNTNFFIDNILRPDFGCKKERDRAQTSGRENVNPLTRPSNTSSLSADSDCSDSSSQPSKQSQPKQNEGDGTNSTKYAENTGSALMLMGANAEPLSNTEGVKTATSATLMWPAWVYCTRYSDRPSSGPRTRKLKKKKSEKEDKRPRTAFTAEQLQRLKAEFQTNRYITEQRRQTLAQELNLNESQIKIWFQNKRAKIKKASGLKNGLALHLMAQGLYNHSTTTIQDEKEDSD, from the exons ATGGAAGAGCAAAAGGATCAAAACATTCATGTGGAGAGTAGGGAATCGAGCGAGGCGGACCGCGTTTCGCTCTCTCCGCCCTTCCAGTCGCCTCAAATACAGCCCCATCCAGCGGCGCAGCAGCCGCACAGAAACACTAACTTTTTTATTGATAATATCTTGAGGCCGGACTTTGGGTGTAAGAAGGAGCGAGACCGGGCGCAGACGTCCGGCAGGGAAAACGTCAATCCCCTCACCAGGCCGTCAAATACATCGAGTCTAAGTGCGGATTCAGATTGTAGTGACAGTTCCTCGCAGCCGTCCAAGCAGTCCCAACCAAAGCAAAACGAAGGCGATGGAACTAATTCGACAAAGTATGCAGAAAACACTGGCTCAGCGCTTATGCTTATGGGGGCTAATGCAGAACCTTTATCCAACACGGAGGGAGTCAAAACGGCAACATCTGCGACTCTAATGTGGCCTGCCTGGGTTTATTGTACAAGATATTCAGACAGACCGTCTTCTG GTCCCCGAACTCGAaaactgaagaagaagaagagtgaGAAAGAAGACAAGCGGCCACGGACAGCGTTCACAGCCGAGCAGCTGCAGAGACTCAAAGCAGAATTCCAAACCAATCGTTACATCACCGAGCAGCGGCGGCAAACGTTAGCACAAGAACTCAATCTGAACGAATCCCAGATCAAAATCTGgttccagaacaagagggcaaaGATCAAGAAAGCCAGCGGCCTGAAGAACGGCTTGGCTCTCCATCTAATGGCCCAGGGACTTTATAATCATTCCACCACAACAATTCAAGACGAGAAAGAGGACAGTGACTGA